A single region of the Silene latifolia isolate original U9 population chromosome 8, ASM4854445v1, whole genome shotgun sequence genome encodes:
- the LOC141595660 gene encoding uncharacterized protein LOC141595660, giving the protein MEENNGVTKRLLPFIPNCISPLVPMILDSFKIIFLDYPKLFFVVYIVAALPTSILLTSLSISATPRHLKAYLMRLEWLSRVVPTEQGMKNVWETSQDELRKLYHFRVLHAVPILVFSLVTVVATVTITSLAYNRKNEVSLENKKKCPNLSAVFAALRSKWAWPLLAGVANSFVWIMWGHVLPILKIVGQPGAVVTMTVAEVVVEVYMMTVLSLSLVVSVEEERAGLDLIRAGLGVMKGRKVCGWVLSGLILVGTNCIGREMEMVMDGQDSEVNGRYTNWTVEMRVVFMVGLVIFLAWIILWSNVVFTVFYCDWRKRNVDRDTLEKDLDGDIEIL; this is encoded by the coding sequence ATGGAGGAAAACAATGGAGTAACGAAAAGGTTACTACCCTTTATTCCTAATTGTATATCTCCATTAGTACCGATGATCCTAGACTCGTTCAAAATCATCTTCTTAGACTATCCTAAGCTCTTTTTCGTTGTCTACATTGTCGCTGCCCTTCCTACGTCTATTCTCCTCACTTCTCTATCAATTTCGGCTACCCCTCGCCACCTCAAGGCGTACTTGATGAGGCTTGAGTGGCTTAGCCGGGTGGTCCCCACGGAACAAGGAATGAAAAATGTATGGGAAACGTCTCAGGATGAGCTTAGGAAGCTCTATCATTTTAGGGTGTTACACGCAGTTCCTATTTTAGTTTTTTCACTCGTTACAGTGGTTGCAACGGTGACTATAACTTCATTGGCCTATAATAGAAAGAATGAAGTATCCttagaaaataaaaagaaatgtccTAACCTGAGCGCAGTTTTTGCTGCGCTTAGGTCAAAGTGGGCATGGCCTTTGTTAGCTGGCGTAGCAAATTCTTTTGTATGGATAATGTGGGGTCATGTGCTCCCCATCTTAAAAATTGTTGGGCAGCCGGGAGCTGTTGTTACGATGACAGTCGCTGAGGTGGTGGTGGAGGTGTATATGATGACCGTACTCAGCCTCTCATTGGTGGTCTCGGTAGAGGAGGAGCGAGCGGGATTGGATTTAATTCGGGCCGGGTTAGGTGTAATGAAGGGAAGGAAGGTTTGTGGGTGGGTATTGTCCGGGTTGATATTGGTGGGCACGAATTGTATAGGGAGGGAAATGGAGATGGTGATGGACGGTCAGGATTCGGAGGTCAATGGGCGGTATACAAATTGGACGGTCGAGATGAGGGTCGTTTTTATGGTTGGGCTTGTGATTTTCTTAGCTTGGATAATATTGTGGAGTAATGTGGTATTTACCGTTTTTTATTGTGATTGGAGAAAAAGAAATGTGGATAGAGATACATTGGAGAAGGATTTAGATGGAGATATTGAAATTCTATGA